The DNA sequence GTGACACAGTAGAGTAAATTAGATGTACTTGGCCTTCTCAACTGCTTAAACATGATTGACAAAGAAATCAGTTCAAAAAAATGCACATTAGAGAAATGAAACTAGAAACCTAAAACATTGGCTAAATGGGTACCCACCCAATGCccagttttctggttttttaaATGCTCAACTTTGTAGCAGTTAGCAGCTGCCAAATTAACAATAAGTGACCTACATTTACATACCCACAAATGTTATCAGCTCTCCAAGCTTCTAACAGATACAGTTGTAGTTAACCTTAATTTAATTGAAATAGACTATCTGTGTTTTCAGGTTTAAAGCCTGTTATATGAACTGAGACAGGCATGACCATATAAGAGTACACCATTATCTGGCACACAACACTCTTTGTTATCTTCCTTGAATGCGCACCCATGATTAATTCTCTTGCTTATTTGTGCATAACGGATCAACACCAATAACAGTACACAGACGAACAAGGCATGCAAAAGGAACATTAATTGAGGTGGTAGTCTTAAATAAACGTAAGAAATATACAGCAAAGCAATTAAAAAATCCAGTATAGAAAAGAAGTAATTGCCTCTTTAAGATACGAAACCCTTTTCTGAAAAACGATTTTCTGGCCAGAGTTAGGGATTGCAAGCACTTCCACCCATTCATCCCCGCCATGATCTTTAAAGTAATCCCTGTACCTTCCAATATCAGCAGTTGCAGACATCAACACCACCCTGAGAATTCAAAAATCAATTAGATCCCCATGTTTCTAAAGTCCAAGGAAAGTATCCATACAAATAGTGCCCTAAGGAAAAACTTATCAAAGTTTCAAATACTTTGTCATTGATCAACATATGTAACAAACAGAGCAAGACGAAACCGAAAAGCAAACAAGCAGCTAAACTTGACAAGCCAAAACGGGAAATGGGAGCAACTGCCTATTTCAAGTACACTTCTGAAAAGGGAAATATGGGAAATGACATAGATATAAGACCCACTTTTGTTTGCAGGAAAGtgggaagagaaaaaaaatatgattgAAACTGAGAAGGATAACATTGTAAAGCCATATTTCCCATAACAAATAATATTCATAACCCACTTTGTTGTGATATTCGTAACAAAAAATATGACTGAGTTGAGATAGTTCATTATATCTCAACTCACGGAGGGTCGTGAGCTTGTCTAAACTCGGAACAGTCTCTATGGTATAATCGTTCTATTTTTTTATGTCAATCAAAAGCCTCCTGCTAAGAAATTAAAGGCCTAAACTAAAGCAATTTACGTAAGTACACAACTATGAGCAACTACCATATACAATGAAAAAAGTTGACTGTGGGAGTTAAAGACGGACAACAATAATAGGTGGTCTAATAAAACTGCCTCGAACCAGTGATGAGCAAATGCATGAATATGCTATTTAACATGAATAAACAGAGGAAATAACATAATGAGACGAATACATAGAAAATTTAACAGAAATACTGTATCCAGTACCGGCTTATACTCCAAATAGCCTATCTTCTTAGTTTGTTCATTCTTGAAAGCCTTTAGCTCTTCTACCTCTTGAACCAACTGTATGAATAGAACAATACATAAATAGAGTGGTTGAATCTAAAACAAAAGCTAACAAAGATTGCACAGAAGTACCTGGAGAGATTGCACAACCGCGCAAGATGCTAACAAAGACATCAGCTTGTTTGTCTCAGCATGATCAATCTCAAACCAGAATTTATTTGCACTGTAGTAGTTGTCTGCAATAATTGGTTTAAATTGACTTTCAAGCAGTGGTTTGCACTGGAGCCGGATGCGAATTTGAACCTGAAGggtagaataaaaaaaaaaaaaatctcagtcTTGAATGCCTTCTATTGACTAAGACTAGGATTGTCTAACATGAAATAATAACTCAGATTAAACCAATTATAACAAGCTATATTTAGCACCTGTGCAGGAAATTGTGTTCTCACTGATCCATCAGTTGTCCAACCATATGGATCAATATTCATTTGGCCATGCCCAGCAGCCAGGACTAATATTCTTCACATATGAAAAGTGTGGACCCGGTAAACCTGAACGAATTTGTAAGCATCACATGAGTTCTGGAACCAAACCAAAACTAAAGCAAgaaatcagaagaaaaaaaaaaacgggcaAAACCAACAATCAAAGAGTTTATACTCAATTAATCAAACAGTCTACTATACTTTGGGGCTCATTAAAACTGAATGTAAGAGTGGCAATCCGCTTTCATCATAATCTAAGAACTGGTGTATTTAAATTCAATACCAAATACCACTAGACCATTGTTTAAATAATGTAAAGTATAAGAACCTAATTAAAAACTCAAaacagcaaaagaaaaaagtacctGAAAAAGATGCAAAAAGTTCAGGATACCAACCAAAGAGTTGTTTAGATAAACACTCCATCATTGTGCTGCTCTTGCACCAAAATATAACTCCACCAAGGTGATTACTTCTCAATTGTCTTGCTTGTACAGGGTAGGGTGCCAGGTCTGCATTAGGAGGCAAAATAAAGGTTTGAGTCTTCCTTCCAGCTCCCATTTTCACATCCGAATACCTGAATAAGAAACAAAGGTCATGTACCTTAAACAGTATTATATGTGATGGAATGCAGGCTAACACTGATGAACAGAAAATTGGGAGGAGGGATGGGGGATTGTTAATTGACATTAAGAACCATCAAATGCATCGGAAATCAGCAACGTGTCCTAACCATCAAAGCCATATTTCCCATAACAAAAGTGTCCTAACCCACTTTTGTTTGCACATGATGAATTATCTTAGTTAAACAAATAATATTCGTAATAAATTGATGAATGTATAAGACTGATAGTTTTGTGAATCAGGAATCTAAATTTCTTTAATACAAAAATGGAAGTTAAAAGAATCTACTTGTACTGCAGcctcaaaacaaaatattcaATATGTAAGTTTTCAATGGCTAGGCATGCTTTTAAATGTTATATGAGATTCATTCCACCTAATTAAAGTCCTAAATACAGAAAAGTTTTGTGCAAGTGATATTATGCGGAAATCATAAGCTGGCAAAACTTCAAATTGCAAGATATATACCTTAACACCTTAACCTATGAGAATCAACGTTAACCACAAATTATCTGGGAAAACCAGATACACCAGGTTTTCCTTGGTCAGCAGTATAAATTACTCCTTTGCAGAcaattataataataaaaaagtggACTCCTCTGTTAGATAGATTATGCAAAAATGTAAAGGTCTTATCTTGAGACCTTTACATATCTTGAGTGTCATTACCTATAATAGAGAAACTACATAGCTTACCATGCAAAAACAAAGTTTCCAGAATTATAAGAAAAGTTGGGGGCAAGAGAAGGGAAATGTGAAATACTTACAGCATTGGTAAAAGCTGACAAAACTTCAAGCCTCTTGTACCTGTTTTTACAGAACAAATGGAAAACACAGCACACACATGATTCTCAAGTCCAAAACATCCCGAAATcttatcaacaaaaaaaaaattcaccatTTCCAGTGATAAGAGGACATAACAATCTCACCCATAAGTGTAAATTCCATCAGGCTTCTTTCGAGAAGCCGCCATTGCGAAGAGCGAAAAAGTCAACAAGCCACACCCAAAAGTTAAATGAAATGCATCTAACACCAAACCTGAAAACACACCACAGAAGCAATCCAAATGTAAATCATATCACAAAATTACATGGAAGAATAGGTAACGAATCACAAATTGTTACCGACCTACACGTCCGGTGAAGAGTCCAATACACAACTCGGCAGTAGAATAAGCCACGTTGAGCGAAATCAAGAGGAACAGTCTCTTCATATGCCGATTTCCGGACCTCAGCATCCCGAAAGACCGATTCGAATATCGCCAAAAAGGTTAATTTCTCGGCCGAAACTCTTCCTTCGCCGAAAAGAAGCTTGTCGTTTTCTTCGGCCGCCGGCGGGACGTCGATACTGGAGACGCTTCGGGACAGAAACGGCTTCGACGAGTCGTTGAGATTGATGGAGCGCGGCGTGTGCGGGGGGTTGTGGTATTGGTGTAACGAGAGAGTCGATATGTCGAGAGAGTGTaggggaggaggaagaagcagcGAAGGTTTTAAGAAAGCGTTTTGGAGGTTTGGGTGGTTTGAGATTTCAATGTGATTCATGAAATTTCTGGAGAATTTTGGGGTTTCAAAactacgagagagagagagagagagagagagagagagagagagagagagagagagagagagagagagagagagcgagagagagagagagagagagagagagatgacagGAAAAAGAGATATGAGAGAATGAAGGACTTGATTGTTTGATGGCTTGGCGTGCTCAGGGAAGAAATGGCTAGCTTGAGGTTGAAATGGAGTGATTTGGGAACTGGGGTTCTTGGGAAGGATTGAAGATGAAAAATTgggtttttagggtttgatGGAAGAAGGGAAAGATTCGGGTCGAAGAAGTCTTATTTTGACTCAAGTGCGGAAGAGGGAgaatgaaaggaaaagaagtctcAGTGACTTGAAATATTACTTCTCAAGTCGAtcccacaacagaaataaaacaCACTGTCGTAAGAGTGTGtgacataaaatcaaaatgtcaaaacatggagggaaatctgccgcctgctgcattttggctcaaaatattGCCTCCTATGTTcccacttcacacaacagaaaagtataatttctgttgtctgatttctaCAACTTGCATAAGGTTTACCTAGTGGAAGATATCCAAGccagcttcctcaaaatttggcgtttagttttcaatcacacaacagaaaatgtcAAGCACCGTTGTCCTAAGTaccccaaatttcagatttcaagaggcaaccatgATTCGAGAGTGGAgagaaatctgccgctaaattttttagactcagacaacggacaatacttaattgtgttgtgcaatgtagttctgagaaaaaagttatcattttgttaacattcacacaacggaacgttactaataccgttgtacaatagattttacttaaacacacaacagaagatttctgttccgttgtgtgattaactttttgtagtagtgactgATGTATACATTTTCCTGTTTAGTTACATATCTCGAGTTAAAAGCTCTGCTATAGAATGCTTCTCTTCTTTCAGGTTATGAAGCATTACATATATTCAAATTTGTCAGAAAACTCTGAAAGATTTGTTTCAACCTTTTTTCCATATGATATTATCACTAGCAGAGATATTTGTGTAAGAGAATTCTTTGTTGTGTCCTTAATATAtgtaaattaattaaattgaggGGGTGGAGTGGAGTCAGATCCCAAAATTTTCCCTTTCGAGGTAGCATTATACACTATTGATAAAATTTTGTTCATAAAACCATTAGCACTGGCAGTAGTAGTAGCATAGCTAACCTTCATCTATTTTCCATCTAAAGCAGTAGCACCTGACTTTCAATACTTTATTGATCTTCAAGCAATAGTAGTAGGGTAGCAAAAATTTGTCCTTCATCCCTAAGTAGCATAGCAGTAGCAGAAATTGAACGATtatgagtgtagtagcagaactagacaaGTACGAGTGTAGTAGCTGAAACATTAGACGAGTGAAGTTAGTGCAGTGCAGTAGCAAAATTGAACGAATATGAGTACAGTgagtgcagtagtaggattggatgagtgcagtagcatgattggacgagtgcagtagtatGATTGGCAAGtgcaagtgcagtagcaggatttgaCGAGTGAAAGTACAGTAGTAGGATTGGACGATTGTCaaatgttgtttttttttttggtctcacatgatttctctctctttatttatttgagTAAAAGAGAGCTAATTTATTAATCCTTGGCAATATGATTACAATCAAAGCTTAGAACATCTCTAAGCATAAAAGGGACCGCATCAGTCCAGTCTACACTATGGCAGGATTCATAGGCT is a window from the Rosa chinensis cultivar Old Blush chromosome 2, RchiOBHm-V2, whole genome shotgun sequence genome containing:
- the LOC112190338 gene encoding LOW QUALITY PROTEIN: metal tolerance protein C2 (The sequence of the model RefSeq protein was modified relative to this genomic sequence to represent the inferred CDS: deleted 1 base in 1 codon), whose protein sequence is MNHIEISNHPNLQNAFLKPSLLLPPPLHSLDISTLSLHQYHNPPHTPRSINLNDSSKPFLSRSVSSIDVPPAAEENDKLLFGEGRVSAEKLTFLAIFESVFGMLRSGNRHMKRLFLLISLNVAYSTAELCIGLFTGRVGLVLDAFHLTFGCGLLTFSLFAMAASRKKPDGIYTYGYKRLEVLSAFTNAVFGCENGSWKEDSNLYFAS